GCCGCGGCGAGGGCCATACGACCCTAGGGGTAGTGGGGGCAGGCGGGATAGGGGTCGACCTTGCAGAGCCATTGATCCGGATTTGCATGGGATCGTCCCGAATCTGCCAGCCTCCGGAATCAAGAGATTGCCCCCTGTAAAGGCTTTCGTCGCCAATGCTCCATCCCGATGCGGCGCCAGGGTTTTCCGCGTTCGATGATTTTAGTTTCAATGCGGCTCTGTAGTCTTCAGAACCATCCACCACAACAAAGTAGGTCGTATTCGCCTCGAGGTCGATATTGTCCGCCGCGAATGCATCGTGGCCAAGCTCGTATAACTGTGCCGGCGGCGATAGGGAACCCACCATGCTTCCGGGTTCGCCAGCACCGTTGTCCGTCCAGAGGCTAACGCTGTACCGGAAGGGCGGGGCGCTTATAACGAATAAGTCGATTGCAACGCTGGTCAGGGTATACCCGTTGGCGTGGTCGCCCGTCGTAAATGCCTGGGCATAATCATGAAAAAAAAGACTACCGTACGCTTTGTCGTACTCGTCGAGATTACCCACGAGCATTTGGGCATGCGCAAGGCTACCGGGCCGGGCAACGGGGCACAGAAGCAAGGCGGCGAGTGCAAGCCCTCCTGTCGCTACTCGGCGCATTCTGGCGCCTGCGAAGCAGGAAAGGTGTCTTATCATAACAATACGCTTCCATATAAAAAGAGGGGGAATTATACGGAAAACCTGGGGAATTATATACAATGGTGAACAGGGTCGGATTAGGGTTTCTTCGGCTTGAGTTACTCCTTCTCCACCGTCATCCGCGACACCTCGTCCACCCGCACCGTGCACGGGCGCCCGTCAGCCGTTTCGGCGGGCATTTCCGCGACCCAGCCTTTGCGGCCGGAGGTCAGGCGGATGTTTTCCGTCAGAGCGCCCGGCAGTTCCTTCAGGGATTTTGCCCAGCGTCCGTGTGTCTTGAAAAAGGCCCGCTGCGCATAGTACACGGCCATGAGCGCCTCGCGCGCCGGGAAGGTCGGATCCGGGCGGAACGCGGTTTCTCCGGGCCGGGCCCGCGTGAACTGCACGAAGCCCCAGCGCTCGGGACGGTGCATGTCCACCACGCCCTGCGGGGACCAGACCCAGTTGTCCTCCGGCGTGTCGGGTTTTTTGCGGTACGCGCCTGCGTGGATTTCGTGCTGCCACTGGACCCGGGAGAAGTTCATACGCCACTGCGCGCCTTCTTTGGGTGGCACGCCCCCCTGCGGAGCGTAAGGCGCCAGGCCACGCCACGGGATGGCGATCTCCACGGACCAGTACGTATCCGTGTCGTGCGGGGCATTGAGGGTGCCCTCTACATATACCGCCGAGCGCAGCCCCGCAATGGGCGCCGGAGACACGGGAGGCCCTCCGTCGCGGTAGGGTTTTTCCAGCGCCAGTTGCCAGAGGGTGTTCAGCGCATTGACCTCCATTTCCCAGTACTGGTGGTGGTCGCCGTCCGGGTCGATGAACACCTCGAAATCGTTGTCCTGGAAGATCACGCTGTTCGGCTCGGTGAGCGATCCCCACACATGGGTTTCTTCGAGGCGCGCAGCGATGTACAGGCAGGTGTGGTCCCAGCGCATCGCCATGCGCGTTTCCTGTCGCGGCGCTGGTCTGCGATCTCCCTCGATGTCCGTGAAGGGCTCGCTCCAGGGAGCTTCCTGCCAGAGTGTTTTGTCCAGTTTACCGTCTATCCGAGGAGCATCCTCGACAAAATGACACACGTAATGGCGCGGAACGATATCCGCCATATGCTCCCACGATGCGGCGTCGAGGTCTTTGGGCAGGTCCCATGCAGGTTCGGTCATAACGGGTTGCGTGCCGTGTGGATAAGGAATTGCGTACAGGTGCGTTACACCTTCTCCGGATCCGGGTGCACCCACGGGGCGCGGTAGGGCCGGGCCAGCAGGGCGTTGGCTTCCTCGTCGCCCGTGACCCGGCCTGCGTCGGCGTCCCATTCGAGGGTCCGGCCCAGGGCCATGGAAATGTTCGCAAGAATGCAGGAGGCTGCCGAGATGTGACCTTCCTCGATATCCGCTACCGGCCGGGACCGTTGTTCGATCGCATCCAGAAAGTCGACCATGTGCCCCCGGATCGCCGAAGCCACATGCCGTTCGAGGTCCTGCTCCGTGCGGTCCTCCGGGTAGCGGTCGTACTCGTACAGGGCCTCGCCGCGTCCCTGTTCTTCGTCCCCGCGCGGAATGAAGTCGTACGAATGTACGCTCATCTTGAGGGTGCCGTGTTCGCCGTACAGGGTGGCCCCCCAGGGATAGTCCGGATCGGCGGCGTGTCCCCAGGCTCTGTGCTGCCACAGGATCGGCAGTTCGTCGTACTCGAAGGTGGCCGTCTGGGTGTCCGGCGTGGTGGCGATGCTGTCGGTATCCACCAGAATCCCCCCGGTGGATGTGATCCGTTTCGGCCACCCGAGGTCGAGCATCCAGCGCACCGTGTCCAGCATGTGCACGCACATGTCGCCGATGATGCCGTTGCTGTATTCCATGAAATTACGCCATCCGCGCGGGTGGACGATTTCGTTGAACGGTATTTTGGGCGCCGGGCCTGCCCACATTTCATAATCCAGTTCGTCCGGGGGCGTGATCGCCGGGGGATTCCGGCGCGTGCGCATATGGTAATAGCAGTACGTTTCCGCAAGCCGGATCCTGCCAAGCCGTCCCGAGCGCACATACCGATCGCGGGCTTCTATGAGGTGGGGCGTGCTGCGCCGCTGCATTCCCACCTGGACCACGCGCCCGTACTTGCGGGCGGCGGCGACCATCGCCTGGCCTTCCACCACGTCCACGCCGACAGGCTTTTGCACCCACACGTCCAGCCCGGCGCGGCAGGCGTCGATCATGGGCAGCGCGTGCCAGTGATCCGGCGTGTCGATCAGCACGAGATCGAGATCGCCCGCCTGAATCATCTCCCGGTAGTCGGTGAACGCGCGCGGGCGGTTGCCGGAAGCCTGCCGTCCGGCGACGATTTCCACCGCGCCGTTCAGCATGTTCCGGTCCACATCGCATAGCGACGTAACTTCCACGGGGGCCACCTGGATCAGCCGGAGCAGATCCGTTTTGCCGTACCAGCCGCATCCGATGAGACCTACACGGGGGGCATTGCGGCGCCAGGAAGTCATGGCCATGCCGGGGAGTGCGGAGGCTGCGGCGAGCATGGCGCCGGTTTTCAGAAATTGCCTGCGTTTCATGATCTTGTGGAAAGAGGGCGATGGGTAGGCCGCATCGGATTTTCCGGCGCGGTGCGCGGGAAAGATAGGCCACCGGATCGAGACTGCGCCACTTTCTTTCGCACGATTCTCCGCGCAGCCTCCCGAAGGGCGCTTCACGTCCGAGATGCCCCGAATCCGCAGCGTTTTCGCTAATTTCAACGATGCAATTATAATATCTTTTACACACGAACACGAAGCGCTGAGCGAAGTGGTTTTGATCAGGGTATCCTAAATTTTGGAATGACTGTGAATTCACGCCGCATGGATATGCCAGGGACGGAAACATCGGAGGAGACATCGGAAACAGGTCGCCTTGCCGCCATTTACATTTATCCTGTCAAATCGACGCGCCGGGTAGCGTTGGAAGCGTCGGCGGTCGAGCCGCAGGGCCTTAGTAAGGACCGCCGGTGGATGGTTGCCGATCCGGACGGGAAATTCATGTCGCAGCGTACTGCGCCCAGGCTGTCGCTGATCCGTGCGGCAGTGTCCTCGAAAGGCTTGCAGGTGCAGGCGCCGGGGCAGCAGGATTTGTTTGTGGCGCAGCCGAACGGGGCGGCGCGCGCATCCGTGGAAGTCTGGGGAGATATTATTCTCGCCGCCGAGGCGGACGCCGAGGCGCACGAATGGTTCAGCCGGTTTCTCGGAACCGAATGCCGTCTTGTATATCTGGACGATCCGGCCAGCCGACCGGTCGAAACCGGGTACGGCAAGCCCGGGGACGTCGTGAGTTTTGCGGATTCTTTTCCGGCCTTGCTCATTTCCGAAGCTTCTCTGGAAGCGCTCAATGCGCGGCTGGACGAGCCGGTGCCCATGCATCGTTTCCGGCCGAATCTGGTCGTGTCGGGGGTCGAAGCATTCGCCGAGGATACCTGGGATCGCGTGCGCATAGGGGAGATGCATTTTCTTGTGGCCAAGCCGTGCGCCCGCTGCGTCGTGACGACGGTCGATCAGGAGACGGGGGTACCCGGCAAGGAACCGCTGCGGACTCTGGAGACGTTTCGCCGCGGCGAGGACGGGAAAGTGTACTTCGGCCAGAATCTTATTCCGCTGCACCCCGGAACCGTTCGCCGGGGCGATATCGTACAGCCTACGTTGCGGAATTAATCACAGCATCCTTACCAGCCTGCCATGTTTATTCATTGCGTGTTTTTCCGGCTTCGGGACGATTTGACCGCCGAAGACCGCCAGGAATTCGATGAGGGAGTCCGGTCCCTGCTTGACATCGAAACGGTCCGCCACGGGTTCGTCGGAGCCCCTGCCGATACCCACCGTCCGGTCGTACTCCGCGATTATTCCTGCGGCCTCGTGGTCGCTTTCGACGACAAGGCGGGGCATGATTTCTACCAGGACGACCCCGTACACGATCGCTTCCGCAACGAGTGCAGCCACCTCTGGGAAGACGTGAAGATCTACGACGTGCAGGAATAGGGTGGGCGGGTGCGCAGGAGCGCTATTCGCCTACGTTGCACGAGATCGGGGGCCAAATGCGCCGGAGTCTGTTGCGCCGCCTCCGTTCGAACAGGTTACGCGGGGCCGGGTTCGCCGGCGGACGGACAGAAAATACCCGTCCGGTTCGTCAGCTTTTCCCCTGCATCGTGTGGTCCAGCAGCCGGATGAGCTGTTCGCGCAGGTGGCGCCGGTCCACCACGAAATCCACGAAGCCGTGCTCCTGCAGAAATTCGGAGCTCTGGAAGCCGTCCGGCAGGTCCGCCCCGATCGTTTCCCGGATCACCCGCGGCCCCGCAAAGCCGATCAGGGCGCCCGGCTCGGCAAGATTGAAATCCCCCAGCATGGCGAACGAAGCGGTAACGCCTCCGGTCGTGGGGTTGGTCATAAGGGAGATGAAGGGAAGGCCCGCCGCATCCAGTCTGCTTAGCAGGGCGCTCGTTTTCGCCATTTGCATGAGGCTGAGGGCGCCTTCCATCATGCGCGCTCCGCCGCTTTGGGAAATAATGAGCAGGCCCGCCTGGTTTTCTTCGGCCCGCTTGATGGCCCGCGCAACGACTTCGCCCACTACGGACCCCATCGATCCGCCGATGAACGCGAAATCCATAGCTGCCGTAGAGAGGAGGTGTCCGCCGACCTTGCCCAGCGCAGCGCGCGCCGCATCGTTCTGACCGGTTTTTTGTTTGGCGGCGCCAAGGCGGTCCGCATACCGCTTGCGGTCGGTGAATTCGAGCGGGTCCGTCGAGTGCAGATTTTCATCGAACAGATCGAACTCCCCGTCGTCGTAGATGAGGCGAAAATACCCGAGGCTCTCCATGAAAAAGTGATAGCCGGAGGCGGGGACGACCATGGCGTTGTCCTCGATCTCGCGCCGGTTGACGATCTCGCCGGATTTGGGGCATTTCGCCCACTGCCCATCGGGGATCTCGTTCTTTTCCGCCAGTTCGGTCAGGATGCCCGCCTTCTGTCGCTTGAACCACGTCATATCAGATGGCCAACTTCTGGAACGCTGTTTTTTGAGGGACTGCGGCCGCGAATTCCTTCAGATAATGCGGTTCGAAGGAAGCGATGTCCTCGACTTCGCCCCGTTCCAGTCTTGCAGCGCTGAGGCGCGCCACGGCTACGGCGGGAGGGGCGATGCACTCGTCGTCCGGGGCGAGCATCTCCGTGGCGTGCCCGTTCGATCCGTATTGCTGCGCGAGCTGCGCATACAATTTCGTTTGCCCATCCCCCACGATATACAGACGACCCTTGCCTGTGTTGCCCAGGCATTCGGCGGCTTCCTCGACCTGGATCACTGAGGTCTCGCGCAGCACTTCAAGCGTACTGCCGGAAGTGACCCGGAAAGCCGCCGCGTACGCCTCGTTCCGCCGGGCGTCGAACGCAGCGACAATGCAGTCGTCCGGCGCCGCCAGCGGAAGCGCAAGGTGCGCCCATGCTTCCGGCCCCGGCACGGATACGAGTTGTGCGCCCGTCGCCTCGGCCAGCCCTTTTGCGGTGGCCGTGCCGATCCGCAAGCCGGTGTACGATCCGGGGCCGCTCGACACGGCCACGGCTGCCAGATCCGCGGCCGCAATCCCGGCATACCGCAGGGCGTCGCCGATCATCGGAACCAGCCGGGCGTCATGTGCGCGAGCGCGCCGCAGGGTCAGTTGGGCCGCAATCTTTCCGCTGCGCCATACGGCGACGCTGCACGCATTGGTAGCCGTTTCGAGGGCAAGAATATTCAATGGAATACGGTGTGGATCATAACGTATACAAACGTATTTTAGACGAATGTGCGCCGTATGGGTTCTGAGGCGGGCGCCGCTGGTCCTGTGGCGTCGTCTCCGGCCTGACCCTGAGCTCCCTTGCGGGTGTGGCGGGGATGCGGCGGTTTTTTTGTTTTCCGGAGACGTTTACAAAAACACTTATGAACGTATACGATGCCGATCATATTCGTAATGTGGCGCTGGTTGGCCACCAGGGCAGCGGCAAAACGATGCTGGCCGAGGCCATGCTGCTTGCAAGCGGCGCCCTGCGGCGCATGGGCGGGATAGAAGCCCACAGCACGGTTTCCGATTTTCATCCCAGCGAGCACGAGCGGCAAATGTCGATTTTCGCCTCGCTTCTGCATGCCGAATGGGAAGGGCACAAGATCAATGTCATCGATACGCCCGGCTATCCCGATTTCGTGGGCGAGGTCATTTCCTCGTTGAAGGTGGCCGATACCGCCGTCTTCGTGATGAATGCCGTCGAGGGTGTGCAGGTGGGGACGGAACTGGCCTGGAATTATGCGGAGGAGATCGGCAAGCCGTCCATGTTCGTGATCAATCACCTGGACAAGGGGGATGCGGATTTCCGGATGCTCGTTACGCAAATGAAGGAGCGCTTCGGGAACGGCGCGACCATGGTGCAACTCCCTGTGGGGGGCGGTACGCGGGCGATCATCGATGTGCTGCTCATGAAGCAGCTTACGTATCCGGAAGGAAAAACAGAGCCTGTCGTCAGCGACATCGATGAGGCATTTCGTGACGAAGCCGAGGAACTGCATACGACGCTCATCGAGGATATTGCGGAAAACGATGAGGCGCTGATGGACCTTTATTTCGAAAAGGGCGAGCTCAGCGAGGATGAGATGCGGGCAGGTTTGCGCCAGGCTATACTGCACCGGCAACTCTTCCCCATTTTTGTAACGTCCGCAACCGGAGCGGTGGGCGTTTCCCGTCTGATGAGCTTTATCGATAATGTGTTGCCTTCGCCCGCGCAAAGCGATGCCGGCGAAGCCGTGCAGGCCGATCCGTCCGGGGCGCCCTCGGCGCTCATCTACAAGACCATGGCCGAACAGCATGTGGGCGATTATTCGTTCCTGCGCGTGTATTCGGGCACGTTTTCCCAGGGCATGGACCTCGAGAATGCACAGACAGGAACGACCGAGCGGCTCGGGCAATTGTTCGCTATCAACGGTCGCGAACGGGATCCGATGCAGAAGATGGTTGCCGGGGACCTCGGGGCGCTCGTGAAACTCAAGAATTCGCACACGAACAATACGTTGCGGTCCAAGGGGTCGAAGGTGGTCATCGAGCCGATCGCTTTTCCCGAACCCCGGTACCGGGCTGCGATCAACCCCGAGAACGAGGGCGAGGAAGATCGTCTCGCTCAGGGTATCCACCAGCTTCGCGAAGAAGACCCGTCTCTGGTCGTGGTGCACGATCCGCACCTGCGGCAGATGACGCTGGGGGGACAGGGAGAGATGCATTTGCAGGTAGCGAAATACCGTCTGGCGAACCGCTTCGGCGTGGGCATTGTCTTTTCCAAACCCCGCGTGGCGTACCGCGAAACGATCACGAAGCAGGCCCGGTCGAGCTACCGGCACAAGAAACAGACCGGCGGCGCCGGACAGTTTGCGGACATTTCCATCATGGTCGAGCCGCTCGAGGGGGATTTCAATCCGCCGTCGGACATTTCCGTGCGCGGCGAAGCCGAAGTCGAAACGGATTGGGGATCTAAAATTCACTTTATAGATGGCATCGTCGGGGGCGTCATCGACATGCGGCGGTTCTTCGGCGCCATCCAGAAGGGGGTCCTTGAGGCCACGCAGGATGGTCCGATTGCCCGCTATCCGGTGGGACATTGCCGGGTCGTCGTATTCGACGGCGGAATGCACCCGGTCGATTCCAACGATGCGGCCTTCAAGACGGCGGGGCGGATGTGTTTCCGTGAGGCGTTCCGGTCGGCTTCGCCGGTCATTCTCGAACCGATCTACGATGTGACCATTACCGTGCCCGAAAGCTTCGTCGGGGAGGTGATGGGAGATATGAACACCCGGCGGGGCCGCATACAGGGCATCGAGGCGGAAGGCGTGTTTCAGAAGATTATCGTGCAGGTGCCGGAAGCGGAGTTGTACCGCTATTCTACATCGCTCCGGTCCATGACGCAGGGGCGCGGGATTCACCATGCCACGTTCAGCCATTACGAGGCGATGCCCCGTCACGTGCAGGACGAGGTGGTGAAGGAGGCGGAGGAGTAGGGAGTCCAGAGAAGGGTGCTTGCATTTTCCCCACAGGGCTTTTATTTCTTTCGTAACCGGCCTGACCGGTTAGATGGATAGCCATGCCGATTATCTATTCCGCATACGAAGCCAAGGCCCGCTTTTCCGAAGTGCTGCGGCAGGTGCGGGCGGGGAAGACTATTACGATCTCTTACCGGGGAGAACCTGTGGCCGAAATCCGTCCCCTGCAAACCTCTCCCGTAATGCTGGATGAGCGATTGGACGAACTCGAACAGAGTGGCATTCTGGTTCGTTCGGATGAGCCGAGGCAGCCGCTCTGCGCCGTCGAGCGCCGGCCAGGCGCTTTGGATCGTTTTCTCGCAAAACGAAATGGTTGACCGGGTTGGACGAAGCATGATGCGAAGCGGACAGAAAACAGGACACTTTTTGGGACATTATTTAGGACAAAAAAAGGGACATTTCAGATATAATAAATCTTGTAATTAAATCGTAATGCGTTTATATTGATCCTGTACGGGTAACTCTTCGAACGAGTGATATCTCTGTTTTTAGTCCAACACCCAAGGTGTTTCCATTCCTCTTACACTTCCCGATTTCCTGGACAATACGTCATAGAAAAGATCTCATACTATGACCACCCGGCGGAAATACGAGGAGACGCATCCCTGGATCACGTTCCGGCTGGATTTGAACCAAGCGCATCCCAATCTGTGGACATTGCTTGGACAGGCGGTGACGTTTTGCAGACAAGTGTCGCAAGCGGCTCTGCCCCCTGATATCGCCAAAACGTTCAAGACGCTGTACCTCAGTAAGGGGGTTCGGGCTACGACGGCTATCGAAGGGAATACCCTGACAGAGGAACAGGTGCAGGCCCAGATCGAAGGGAAACTCGATCTTCCTCCATCGCAGGAATATCTGCAACAGGAAGTAGCGAATATCTTGCGTGCCTGCGGGATTATCGAGTCGGCCATGGATGCGGATAATCCGCCTCGATTGAGTGTGGATCTGATTCGGGAATACAACGGGTGGGTTCTTGAAGGGCTTGGGAAGCATCTTGCCGAAGGTGTGGTTCCCGGCAAGATTCGCACCCATTCGGTAGGCGTAGGCAGTTACAGGGCTGCGCCCCCGGAAGATTGCGATTATCTTCTGGAACGTCTTTGCGAATGGCTGGAGGAAAAAACCGAGATTCCGTTTTTTGCGGATGACGATGATCGCAGTGTCGCGGCGGGCATTCTGCATGCCGTTCTTGTGCACTTGTACATCGCCTGGATTCATCCCTTTGGCGATGGCAACGGGCGTACGGCGCGGCTTCTGGAATTTATGGTGCAGGCTCGAGCGGGCGTTCCGTTTCCTTCGGCGCACCTGCTCAGCGACCATTACAATATGACCCGGACCCAATACTATCGGGAATTGGACCGGTCAAGTCAGATCCATGATGGCAAAGGAGATGCTTTCGGATTTCTGCAATATGCCTTGCAAGGGTTCGTAGATGGATTACAGGAGCAGTGCGAAAAAATTCAGGGGCATCAACTTGCGATAGTATGGGAGCACTTTATCTATGGCGTATTTGCGAAGCAGAAGCGTTCCAGTGCCATGCAACGTCGCCGGGAACTGGTGTTGGAGCTCGGTCGCAAAAAGGAATTTATTTCCAAAGCCGAACTTACCGATCTGAGCCCGTCCATAGCACGGTATTATGCGGATAAGACGGACAAGACCCTGACACGGGATTTGAACTGGCTGGCGCAGGAGGGTTTGATTGTTCGTAAAGGCCGGCAATATCTGGCAAACATGACTCCTATGTGGACATTTGTGCTGCACTTGAGAGTGGATCGATTTGCTTCTTTGCTGTTCTCTGCACACAGTAGTAGGGGCGAAAACGAATAAAGCCGAAGCAATATGCATATATCGCATAGAACAACCCGCATCTATGCAATATCTGCATAGATGCGATTTCTCCTGAGAAAATGGAGTTTCTCTGGTACGACTACGAAACATCCGGCGACCGGCCGAGGAAGCATCGTCCGGTGCAATTCGCGGGCGTGCGGACCGATGCGGACCTGCAGGTCATAGGCGATCCGGTTATGTGCTATTGCCGTCCCGCCCCGGATCAATTGCCGCAGCCGGAAGCGTCTCTGGTGCATGGCCTCGCACCGTCGTACCTCGAAGAGCATGGCCTTTCCGAAGCGGAGTTCGCCCACCGGATTCACCAGGAGCTTGCGCGGCCCGGCACCTGTTCGGTGGGGTACAATGCGATCCGGTTCGACCACGAGCATACCCGCTTTCTGTTCTACCGGAATCTGCTTGATCCGTATGCATGGCACTGGCGCAACGGCAATACGCGCTGGGATATCATCGATCTCTTCCGCGCCGCGTATGCGCTGCGCCCGGAAGGGATTGCGTGGCCGATGCGGGAGGATGGGAAGCCGTCGTTTCGTCTTCAGCACCTTGCGGCGGAGAATGGGGTCGGCGGGCACGGGGAGGCCCACGAGGCGCTTGCCGACGTGATGACGACCATCGATATGGCCCGGCTCGTTCGCGACCGGCAGCCGAAGTTGTTCGAATGGTCCCTGCGCATGCGGCACAAAAAGGAGGCCGCCGCCGTCATGCAGGACCCCTTCGTGTGGGTGGCGTCGCTGTTTCAGGGCAGGGGATGCGCTGCGCCGGTCTTTCGCCTCGCGAATAAGTCGGAGAATCCGAACGCCGTGATCGTGTTCGATATGTCACAGGATCCGTCCGAATTCATCGGACTTTCCGTCGATGCGCTGCACGAGCGGATATTCACCCCCGGCAGCCGTTCGCCGATCTTTGTCGTGAGGATGAACAAGTGTCCGTTCGTGGCTCCGTTCAGCGTTCTTACGGACGAGGTGATGGATCGGCTGGGTCTGGATGCGGCCACCCTGGAGAAACATGAGCGTTTGCTCCGGGACGATGCGTTGCTGGGGCAACGGGTGCGGGCGGCGTATGTGCGGCCTCCGGAAGAAGCCCCGGACCGTCCCCGGGAAGCGCCGGATGTGGACGAAGCCCTGTACGCGGGACTCACCCCGGATGCGGACCGGTCTGCCCTGAGGCGTTTGCTGGACGAAGACCGGACCCTTGCCACTGCCGGCGACATCCATTTTACGGATCGGCGTCTCAATGAACTCGTATTCCGGTACCGCGCCCGGAATTTCTTTGATGATCTCGAGGCTACGGAGCAGGATCGCTGGCGTGCACATTGCCGGGCCCGTCATCTGACGCCCGGCGAAGACGGCCGCACCGAGCTGGACAAGTACTATGCATGCATCGACGAACTGCGCAGAGAGCATGCGGATGCGCCCGACAGGATTGCGTTGCTCGACGATCTCAAGGAATATGGCCGCCGGCTTGCAGCGTGGCTGGGGTAAACCGCTGTAAAACTCCTGCCGATTATTTCGCCTTTTCCGTCGATTTTCCTTTTCTTGTCCCGTTCGCGTTTATTTAAGGATACTCTGATCAAAATCACTTCGCTCAGCACTTCGCTTTCGCGCGGGCGAGATACATAGCATCCACACTTCTCTGACATGACGTCCCCCCGCGAAACCACGGCCCGACTTCTTATCAGCTGTCCGGATCGTCCCGGCATCATCGCGGCTGTTACCGGTTTTCTGCATAGTCACGGCGCGAATTGTACGGCGCTTGACCAGCATGCCACTGAAAAGGAGGGCGGCGTCCTGTTCATGCGGATCGAATTTCAGACGCCGCACCTCGATGTGTCGCGCTCGTCGCTGGAGGAAGCGTTCGGCAATGAGGTTGCTGCAAAGTTCGACATGCAGTGGCGATTGAGTTACGCCACCGATGCGCAGAGAATGGCCATCTTCGTGTCGAAGCACGACCATGTCCTGATGGACTTGCTCTGGCGGCTGCACAGGGGAGATTTGTATGCCGTAGTGCCGATGGTGATCAGCAATCATCCCGACCTGGAGCACGAGGTGGCCCGTTTCGGCATTCCCTATTATCATGTGCCGATGGTGAAGGGCAAAAAACACATCGGGGAAGCGCACATGCTGGAGATCATGGGCGACGGCATCGATGTGATCGTGCTGGCCCGTTACATGCAGATATTGTCCGGATCGTTCGTTGACCGGTATGTCAATCGGATCATCAACATTCACCATTCTTTTCTGCCCTCCTTCGCCGGTGCGGATCCGTACCGGCAGGCCTCCGACCGCGGCGTCAAACTCATCGGGGCGACGGCTCACTACGTCACCGAGGAACTGGACAGAGGGGCCATTATCGACCAGGACGTGGTGCGCGTAAACCACCGGCAGGATCCGGAAGATATGAGACGCCTTGGCCGGGATGTCGAGCGGAGCGTGCTTGCGCGCGCCGTCCGCTGGCATCTTGAAGACCGTTTGATCGTACATGAAAACAAGACCGTCGTGTTCGTTTGATATTTCCTTCCTTCTTTCTGGCTCATGAGCAGTCGTTCCAGCTGGTATTGTGTGGTGTGCGTTCTGGCGTTTGCCTGCGGAGGATGCCGTCTGGTTTCAATCGAAGAGGAAGATGTGCCGTTTTTCGAGGTGACCATTGCCGATGTCCGCGTGGAGGGCGTGGGTGCGGGCCGTATGGAGGAGGAGCATGTATTCCAGTTCTGGGGGCAGTTCGCCTATCCCGACAGTTCGTTCCGGTTCATCCAGTTTTCCATAGCGAATTTCGGAAAAACAGGGACGTACTCGCTGGGGCAATTCGTGGGCTCCTATGGTCTGATAGACAATCGGGAGCGGACGCAGCGGCTTGCGGCTTCCTCCGGACACAGGGACGACAACGTGCGGA
This region of Bacteroidetes bacterium SB0662_bin_6 genomic DNA includes:
- a CDS encoding Fic family protein, with protein sequence MTTRRKYEETHPWITFRLDLNQAHPNLWTLLGQAVTFCRQVSQAALPPDIAKTFKTLYLSKGVRATTAIEGNTLTEEQVQAQIEGKLDLPPSQEYLQQEVANILRACGIIESAMDADNPPRLSVDLIREYNGWVLEGLGKHLAEGVVPGKIRTHSVGVGSYRAAPPEDCDYLLERLCEWLEEKTEIPFFADDDDRSVAAGILHAVLVHLYIAWIHPFGDGNGRTARLLEFMVQARAGVPFPSAHLLSDHYNMTRTQYYRELDRSSQIHDGKGDAFGFLQYALQGFVDGLQEQCEKIQGHQLAIVWEHFIYGVFAKQKRSSAMQRRRELVLELGRKKEFISKAELTDLSPSIARYYADKTDKTLTRDLNWLAQEGLIVRKGRQYLANMTPMWTFVLHLRVDRFASLLFSAHSSRGENE
- the purU gene encoding formyltetrahydrofolate deformylase yields the protein MTSPRETTARLLISCPDRPGIIAAVTGFLHSHGANCTALDQHATEKEGGVLFMRIEFQTPHLDVSRSSLEEAFGNEVAAKFDMQWRLSYATDAQRMAIFVSKHDHVLMDLLWRLHRGDLYAVVPMVISNHPDLEHEVARFGIPYYHVPMVKGKKHIGEAHMLEIMGDGIDVIVLARYMQILSGSFVDRYVNRIINIHHSFLPSFAGADPYRQASDRGVKLIGATAHYVTEELDRGAIIDQDVVRVNHRQDPEDMRRLGRDVERSVLARAVRWHLEDRLIVHENKTVVFV
- the sbcB gene encoding exodeoxyribonuclease I encodes the protein MEFLWYDYETSGDRPRKHRPVQFAGVRTDADLQVIGDPVMCYCRPAPDQLPQPEASLVHGLAPSYLEEHGLSEAEFAHRIHQELARPGTCSVGYNAIRFDHEHTRFLFYRNLLDPYAWHWRNGNTRWDIIDLFRAAYALRPEGIAWPMREDGKPSFRLQHLAAENGVGGHGEAHEALADVMTTIDMARLVRDRQPKLFEWSLRMRHKKEAAAVMQDPFVWVASLFQGRGCAAPVFRLANKSENPNAVIVFDMSQDPSEFIGLSVDALHERIFTPGSRSPIFVVRMNKCPFVAPFSVLTDEVMDRLGLDAATLEKHERLLRDDALLGQRVRAAYVRPPEEAPDRPREAPDVDEALYAGLTPDADRSALRRLLDEDRTLATAGDIHFTDRRLNELVFRYRARNFFDDLEATEQDRWRAHCRARHLTPGEDGRTELDKYYACIDELRREHADAPDRIALLDDLKEYGRRLAAWLG